One Pseudorhodoplanes sinuspersici DNA segment encodes these proteins:
- a CDS encoding septal ring lytic transglycosylase RlpA family protein: MLARGISRILFASFAFTTTALADNRPSMSGIASVYGYRGEKTASGEMARPRGLTAAHRSLPFGTKVRVTHKRTGKSVVVRINDRGPFIKGRVIDLTPRAASAIGFSGLAPVDLKVEN; this comes from the coding sequence ATGCTGGCTCGGGGGATCAGCCGTATTCTTTTTGCTTCTTTCGCATTCACAACAACGGCTCTTGCCGACAACCGTCCTTCGATGAGCGGTATTGCTTCCGTCTACGGATATCGGGGAGAAAAGACAGCCAGTGGGGAAATGGCCCGGCCGCGCGGCCTGACCGCGGCGCATCGGAGCCTTCCGTTCGGAACGAAAGTTCGCGTCACCCACAAAAGAACCGGAAAGTCGGTGGTTGTTCGCATCAATGATCGCGGCCCCTTCATCAAAGGCCGTGTCATCGACCTGACCCCGCGCGCGGCATCAGCGATCGGTTTTTCGGGCCTCGCTCCCGTCGATCTTAAGGTTGAAAATTGA
- a CDS encoding carboxymuconolactone decarboxylase family protein, whose translation MSDKQLALLADIEMSRGKGALGGPFAVFLEAPDYGDLAQKLGAFCRYNTSIPPHLSEFIILVLGRIWRSQYEFWVHAPIAQRSGVKAATIDALRTGRAPKLSKEQRAIYDFIAELHRTKRVSDKTYSRVHAMFGDAGMVEFVGILGYYTLVAMTLNVFRVPLPDGETYPFREPGMAAKRVAKAKTASKSKTKSQSKTKSKRAKR comes from the coding sequence ATGAGCGACAAGCAGCTTGCGCTGTTGGCCGACATAGAGATGTCGCGCGGCAAGGGTGCGCTCGGCGGGCCTTTCGCAGTTTTCCTGGAAGCGCCGGATTACGGCGATCTCGCCCAGAAGCTCGGCGCCTTCTGCAGGTACAACACCAGCATCCCGCCGCATCTGTCGGAATTCATCATCTTGGTGCTGGGACGCATCTGGCGATCGCAATACGAATTCTGGGTTCACGCGCCGATCGCGCAAAGGTCCGGCGTCAAGGCGGCAACGATCGATGCTCTGCGCACCGGGCGCGCGCCGAAGCTGAGCAAGGAGCAGCGCGCGATTTATGACTTCATTGCCGAACTGCACCGCACAAAGCGGGTCTCAGACAAGACTTACAGCCGCGTGCATGCCATGTTCGGTGACGCGGGCATGGTCGAGTTCGTTGGAATACTCGGATACTACACGCTCGTTGCAATGACGTTGAATGTGTTTCGCGTGCCGTTGCCGGATGGCGAAACGTATCCCTTCCGCGAACCCGGAATGGCCGCAAAGCGTGTGGCCAAAGCCAAAACAGCATCAAAATCAAAGACGAAGTCTCAGTCCAAGACCAAGTCCAAACGGGCAAAGCGCTGA
- a CDS encoding aquaporin, with amino-acid sequence MKKAVAEFIGTFTLVLFGCGAAVIAGMGTGPTSIDILGIAFAFGLAIVAMAYGIGPVSGCHVNPAVSFGVLLAGRMSVGDFITYAIAQILGAIAGAAVLYLILSGKAEGWNGGLGQNGWGEGYLGQYNLTSAFVFEAVATFIFLVCILGVTQRGAPSQFAGLAIGLTLTAIHIVGINVTGVSVNPARSIGPALIGYGTAPHAVAQLWLFIVAPLIGAGVAGLFFGSGLLEADKA; translated from the coding sequence ATGAAGAAAGCAGTTGCAGAATTCATAGGGACTTTCACACTCGTCTTGTTTGGTTGCGGTGCCGCAGTGATTGCCGGCATGGGCACTGGCCCGACTTCAATCGATATCCTCGGCATCGCATTTGCGTTCGGCCTTGCGATCGTTGCAATGGCCTATGGCATTGGTCCGGTGTCGGGTTGCCACGTCAACCCGGCTGTGAGCTTCGGCGTGCTGCTCGCCGGCCGCATGTCGGTCGGTGATTTCATCACGTACGCGATCGCGCAAATTCTTGGCGCCATCGCCGGAGCCGCGGTGCTGTATCTCATCCTGTCGGGCAAGGCCGAGGGCTGGAATGGCGGTCTTGGCCAGAACGGCTGGGGCGAAGGCTATCTGGGCCAATACAATCTCACCTCAGCCTTCGTTTTCGAAGCCGTAGCAACATTTATTTTCCTCGTCTGCATTCTCGGTGTGACGCAGCGTGGCGCCCCATCGCAATTTGCGGGCCTGGCTATCGGCCTGACGCTGACGGCCATCCATATCGTCGGCATCAACGTCACCGGTGTCTCGGTCAATCCGGCTCGCTCGATTGGCCCGGCATTGATCGGCTACGGCACTGCACCACACGCAGTCGCACAGCTCTGGCTGTTTATCGTCGCTCCGCTGATTGGCGCCGGCGTTGCCGGGCTGTTTTTCGGGTCGGGGCTGCTGGAAGCAGACAAGGCCTGA
- a CDS encoding beta-ketoacyl-ACP synthase, with amino-acid sequence MSDRHDVWITGIGLVSALGEGLDQHWDKLMAGGTPAYDDKTFAPYITFPVGPIEYDTQIPKRDQRQMEAWQRIGVYAAGLALTDAGVAKNTEILDRTDMIVAAGGGERDVTVDTAILTDVRNAEKRDAFVNERLMSDLRPTLFLAQLPNLLAGNISLVHGVVGSSRTFMGEEASGADALNIAHARIAAGQSDISLVGGAYNGTRWDLVLLFRLGTPLLEAPFRPVWDRGPNGALALAAMGAFVVLESREHAEKRGAKPIAKLSRVLSNRNPRKPGDTAATLQAEWSSLENAVNRDSAVVISGASGAEPATSEERKVLSEIGLPVRATTTYIGNGMEAQFLANIAIGCQAVRKGTLFPASGSGDTGDAPAGGISQAVVTSVGHWRGEGLALIERVG; translated from the coding sequence GTGAGCGATCGTCACGACGTCTGGATTACCGGTATTGGTCTTGTCTCTGCGCTTGGCGAAGGGCTCGATCAGCATTGGGACAAGCTGATGGCCGGCGGAACGCCCGCGTACGACGACAAGACGTTTGCGCCTTACATCACCTTCCCCGTTGGTCCGATTGAATACGATACGCAGATTCCCAAAAGGGATCAGCGGCAGATGGAAGCATGGCAGCGCATCGGCGTTTATGCCGCAGGCCTCGCGCTGACCGATGCCGGCGTCGCCAAGAATACCGAGATCCTCGACAGGACCGACATGATCGTCGCCGCCGGCGGCGGCGAGCGCGACGTGACAGTCGATACCGCGATCCTCACGGATGTGCGCAACGCTGAGAAGCGCGACGCGTTCGTCAACGAACGGCTGATGAGCGACCTGCGCCCCACCCTCTTTCTGGCTCAGCTTCCCAATCTTCTCGCCGGGAATATTTCGCTGGTGCATGGCGTGGTCGGCTCCTCGCGCACCTTCATGGGCGAGGAAGCGTCCGGCGCCGATGCACTGAACATCGCCCATGCGCGTATCGCGGCCGGGCAAAGCGACATCAGCCTTGTCGGCGGCGCCTATAACGGCACACGCTGGGATCTGGTGCTGCTGTTCCGGCTCGGAACGCCGCTGCTGGAAGCGCCATTCCGTCCCGTCTGGGATCGTGGCCCCAATGGCGCGCTGGCGCTTGCCGCGATGGGCGCCTTTGTCGTGCTGGAGAGCCGCGAGCACGCAGAGAAACGCGGCGCCAAACCGATCGCCAAGCTCTCGCGCGTGTTGTCCAACCGCAACCCCCGCAAGCCCGGCGATACCGCAGCCACGCTGCAGGCCGAATGGTCGAGCCTCGAAAACGCGGTGAACCGCGATAGCGCCGTGGTCATTTCCGGCGCCTCCGGGGCCGAGCCGGCAACTTCCGAAGAGCGCAAGGTTTTGTCCGAGATCGGTCTCCCGGTCCGCGCCACGACCACCTATATCGGCAACGGGATGGAGGCGCAGTTTCTTGCCAATATCGCCATCGGCTGCCAGGCTGTGCGCAAGGGCACGCTGTTTCCGGCGTCCGGCAGTGGCGACACGGGCGATGCGCCAGCAGGCGGTATTTCCCAGGCCGTTGTGACCTCGGTCGGTCACTGGCGCGGCGAGGGATTGGCGCTGATCGAACGTGTGGGGTGA
- a CDS encoding protein-S-isoprenylcysteine O-methyltransferase, whose amino-acid sequence MTPAIAKAILVIGAVSWFVIRLPHQKRSWKTATRINQRTSREKLLLTCSFMGLGVIPCIYVFAGVPRFANYPFQPILAWLGTAVFAASLWLFFRVHKELGRNWSDSLEVREKHVLVTEGLYHYVRHPMYTAFFMWAVAQLLLLPNWIAGPAGLVGFGILFFFRVGREEQMMLETFGEDYRAYMQRTARLIPGIY is encoded by the coding sequence ATGACGCCCGCCATCGCCAAAGCCATTCTCGTGATTGGCGCGGTCTCCTGGTTCGTGATTCGGCTGCCGCATCAAAAGCGGTCGTGGAAAACCGCCACCCGCATCAACCAGCGCACCTCCCGCGAGAAGTTGCTTTTAACCTGTTCTTTCATGGGGTTAGGCGTCATTCCTTGCATTTATGTTTTCGCCGGCGTGCCGCGATTTGCCAATTATCCGTTCCAGCCGATCCTCGCCTGGCTCGGCACGGCCGTGTTTGCGGCTTCGCTCTGGCTGTTTTTTCGGGTGCACAAGGAGCTCGGCCGCAACTGGTCCGATTCGCTGGAAGTGCGCGAAAAGCACGTGCTCGTCACCGAAGGTCTCTACCACTACGTAAGGCACCCCATGTACACGGCATTTTTCATGTGGGCGGTGGCGCAATTGCTGCTGTTGCCGAACTGGATTGCCGGCCCTGCGGGCCTCGTCGGTTTCGGTATTCTTTTCTTCTTCCGCGTCGGTCGCGAGGAGCAAATGATGCTGGAAACCTTTGGTGAAGACTATCGGGCTTATATGCAACGGACAGCCCGTCTAATCCCCGGAATCTACTAG
- a CDS encoding DUF930 domain-containing protein: MKQIVLTACAMLLFAAPSHAGNTRFDRSLAHLDPTTRLEQVCAVETMARVNKDANPYRPDRAVIYALSKPKLRGDTVTGDGGAFRSKGKWYQYSFTCKATPDRMKVSTFTYKVGKPIPEEKWETYGLYR; this comes from the coding sequence ATGAAGCAGATTGTCCTGACCGCCTGCGCCATGTTGCTATTCGCGGCCCCCTCGCATGCCGGAAATACCCGCTTCGACCGCAGCCTGGCCCACCTTGATCCGACCACCCGGCTAGAGCAGGTCTGCGCCGTGGAGACGATGGCCAGGGTCAACAAGGACGCCAATCCATACCGGCCGGATCGGGCGGTGATCTATGCCCTGTCGAAGCCGAAGCTCCGCGGCGACACAGTGACTGGCGATGGCGGCGCCTTCCGCAGCAAGGGCAAGTGGTACCAATATTCCTTCACCTGCAAGGCGACGCCCGACCGCATGAAGGTGTCCACCTTCACCTACAAGGTCGGCAAACCTATCCCGGAAGAGAAGTGGGAGACCTACGGGCTCTACCGCTGA
- a CDS encoding acyl carrier protein, whose product MSTTFDKVADIIAETCDIPRDTITPESHAIDDLKIDSLDFLDIAFAIDKAFGIKLPLEQWTQQINDGQATTDQYFVLKNLCARIDELIAAKNSA is encoded by the coding sequence ATGTCCACCACTTTCGATAAAGTCGCCGATATCATTGCCGAGACGTGCGATATTCCCCGCGATACGATCACGCCGGAAAGCCATGCCATCGACGATCTGAAAATCGACAGCCTCGATTTTCTGGATATCGCCTTTGCGATCGACAAAGCCTTTGGGATCAAGCTGCCTCTGGAGCAATGGACCCAGCAGATCAATGACGGTCAGGCGACGACGGATCAGTATTTCGTCCTGAAAAATCTGTGCGCCCGCATCGACGAATTGATCGCGGCGAAAAACTCTGCCTGA
- a CDS encoding 3-hydroxyacyl-ACP dehydratase FabZ family protein: MRLEYFQMLDRFVEVKADERWIRTESKVPMESPVFEGHFPGYPLMPGVLLIENMAQTCGWLVSAITGFTGLPVLAGVKEAKVRGAVFPGMELSTEGKIIHDGSGFAIADGKIKSGTTAIADARLTYRIIPYPSPEFQNTMVTWARQLDFPLDDFRKVDSKS; encoded by the coding sequence ATGCGGCTTGAATATTTCCAGATGCTGGACCGCTTCGTCGAGGTGAAAGCCGACGAGCGCTGGATTCGCACCGAGAGCAAGGTGCCGATGGAAAGCCCGGTCTTTGAAGGGCATTTCCCCGGCTATCCGCTGATGCCGGGCGTCCTCTTGATCGAGAATATGGCACAGACCTGCGGCTGGCTCGTCAGCGCCATCACCGGCTTTACCGGCTTGCCGGTTCTCGCCGGCGTGAAGGAAGCGAAAGTCCGCGGCGCCGTGTTTCCCGGCATGGAGCTTTCGACCGAGGGCAAGATCATTCACGACGGATCAGGTTTCGCCATTGCTGACGGAAAAATCAAATCCGGCACGACGGCGATTGCCGATGCCCGCCTGACCTACCGGATCATCCCCTACCCAAGCCCGGAATTCCAGAACACCATGGTCACCTGGGCCAGGCAGCTCGATTTTCCGCTCGACGATTTCCGCAAGGTCGACAGCAAATCATGA
- the rpe gene encoding ribulose-phosphate 3-epimerase, protein MPRPLLIAPSILASDFSKLGEEVRAADAAGADWIHLDVMDGHFVPNITFGPDVIKSIRPHSKKIFDVHLMIAPADPHLEAFAKAGCDIITVHAEAGPNLHRSLQAIRALGKKAGVSINPATPESSIEYVLDLVDLVLIMSVNPGFGGQAFIPSASEKIARVRSMIAGRPIDLEVDGGITADTAPKVVAAGANVLVAGSAVFKGGPSAYGDNISAIRHAAALTRGEAA, encoded by the coding sequence ATGCCCCGCCCCCTTTTGATCGCGCCATCGATCCTGGCCTCGGACTTCTCCAAACTCGGAGAGGAAGTGCGTGCCGCCGATGCCGCCGGCGCCGACTGGATCCATCTCGACGTGATGGACGGGCATTTCGTGCCCAACATTACCTTCGGGCCGGACGTGATCAAATCGATCCGGCCGCATTCGAAGAAAATCTTTGACGTGCATCTGATGATCGCGCCGGCCGACCCGCATCTCGAAGCCTTTGCCAAAGCCGGCTGCGATATCATTACCGTTCATGCGGAGGCCGGGCCCAACCTGCACCGGTCATTGCAGGCGATCCGCGCCCTCGGGAAAAAGGCTGGCGTGTCGATCAATCCGGCAACGCCGGAAAGCAGCATCGAATATGTGCTCGATCTGGTCGATCTCGTCCTCATCATGTCGGTCAATCCGGGTTTCGGCGGCCAGGCTTTCATTCCGTCCGCGAGCGAAAAAATTGCACGAGTCCGTTCAATGATTGCCGGGCGGCCGATCGATCTCGAAGTCGATGGCGGCATCACCGCCGACACCGCTCCGAAAGTCGTGGCCGCGGGCGCCAATGTTCTGGTGGCCGGCTCGGCGGTGTTCAAAGGCGGTCCGTCCGCCTATGGCGACAACATCTCGGCCATTCGCCATGCTGCCGCCCTGACACGCGGCGAAGCGGCGTGA
- the purB gene encoding adenylosuccinate lyase, whose amino-acid sequence MIPRYTRPEMAAIWSPEQRFRIWFEIESHAAEAMAELGQIPKEAAKTIREKGEAATFNVARIDAIEAEVKHDVIAFLTHLAEIVGPDARFVHQGMTSSDVLDTCLSIQLALATDILIADVDRLLAALKRRAFEHKLTPTIGRSHGIHAEPVTFGLKLAQAYAEFDRAKARLIAARKEIATCAISGAVGTFAQIDPRVEAHVAKAMGLTPEPISTQVIPRDRHAMYFATLGVVASSVERLATEIRHLQRTEVLEAEEFFSQGQKGSSAMPHKRNPVLSENITGLARMVRSYAIPAMENVALWHERDISHSSVERMIGPDATVTLDFALNRLAGIIDKLIVYPENMQKNLDRLGGLVHSQRVLIALTNKGVAREDAYRIVQDNAMKVWRGEGDFLAFLKADPRVTAKMSDAEIEENFDLGYHFKHVDTIFKRVFGEA is encoded by the coding sequence ATGATTCCCCGTTACACCCGGCCGGAAATGGCGGCCATCTGGTCGCCCGAGCAGAGATTCCGCATCTGGTTCGAGATCGAATCGCATGCCGCCGAGGCCATGGCGGAGCTGGGACAGATCCCGAAGGAAGCCGCGAAAACGATTCGCGAGAAAGGCGAAGCGGCGACGTTCAATGTCGCACGCATCGACGCCATCGAAGCCGAGGTCAAGCATGACGTCATCGCGTTTTTGACCCACCTTGCCGAAATCGTCGGCCCTGATGCGCGCTTCGTCCATCAGGGCATGACCTCTTCGGACGTGCTCGACACCTGTCTCAGCATCCAGCTTGCACTCGCGACCGATATCCTGATTGCCGATGTCGACAGGCTGCTCGCGGCGCTGAAGCGGCGCGCATTCGAACACAAGCTGACCCCGACCATCGGCCGCTCGCATGGTATCCATGCCGAACCGGTCACGTTTGGCCTGAAACTGGCGCAGGCCTACGCCGAATTCGATCGCGCCAAGGCAAGGCTGATCGCCGCCCGCAAGGAGATCGCGACCTGCGCCATTTCCGGTGCTGTCGGCACTTTCGCGCAAATCGACCCGCGCGTGGAAGCGCATGTCGCCAAAGCCATGGGCCTAACACCCGAGCCGATCTCGACGCAGGTGATCCCGCGCGACCGGCACGCGATGTATTTTGCAACGCTTGGTGTTGTCGCCTCATCGGTCGAGCGGCTGGCGACGGAAATCCGCCATCTGCAGCGCACCGAAGTGCTTGAAGCCGAGGAGTTCTTCTCGCAGGGCCAGAAGGGCTCGTCGGCGATGCCGCACAAGCGCAATCCGGTGCTGTCGGAAAACATCACCGGCCTCGCCCGCATGGTCCGCTCCTATGCGATCCCGGCGATGGAGAATGTGGCGCTGTGGCATGAACGCGATATCTCGCATTCGTCGGTCGAACGCATGATCGGACCAGATGCGACGGTAACGCTCGACTTTGCGCTGAACCGGCTCGCCGGCATCATCGATAAACTCATCGTCTATCCCGAGAACATGCAGAAGAATCTCGACCGGCTCGGCGGACTGGTGCATTCGCAGCGCGTCTTGATCGCTCTGACAAACAAGGGTGTCGCGCGCGAGGATGCCTACAGGATCGTCCAGGACAACGCGATGAAGGTCTGGCGCGGCGAAGGTGACTTCCTCGCCTTCCTGAAAGCCGACCCGCGTGTCACCGCGAAAATGAGCGATGCCGAGATCGAGGAGAATTTCGATCTGGGTTATCACTTCAAGCACGTCGACACGATCTTCAAGCGCGTGTTTGGCGAAGCCTGA